A region of Micromonospora chokoriensis DNA encodes the following proteins:
- a CDS encoding SigE family RNA polymerase sigma factor, giving the protein MTATMGARANEPPAARTAGVTVEVTITFDDFYHAHFGSVTAQLCAYTGDLGHAQDLAQEAFYRALARWDRLVRYDDPVAWVRRVAWNLARSRWRRLRTARNHLLRQRPTEAEVAGPNPDRVAIDAALAQLPATHRRAVILHYLADLPVSEIAAQEGVAEGTVKSWLHRGRTALAGLLDENTEGVCDV; this is encoded by the coding sequence GTGACAGCGACGATGGGAGCCCGCGCCAACGAGCCACCGGCCGCACGGACGGCCGGCGTGACGGTCGAGGTGACGATCACTTTCGACGACTTCTACCACGCGCACTTCGGCAGCGTGACCGCCCAACTGTGCGCGTACACCGGGGATCTGGGACACGCACAGGACCTGGCCCAGGAGGCGTTCTACCGGGCGTTGGCCCGCTGGGACCGCCTGGTCCGGTACGACGACCCGGTGGCCTGGGTCCGCCGGGTCGCCTGGAACCTGGCCCGCAGCCGCTGGCGACGCCTGCGTACCGCCCGCAACCACCTGTTGCGCCAGCGGCCCACCGAGGCGGAGGTGGCCGGGCCGAACCCCGACCGGGTGGCGATCGACGCGGCGCTGGCGCAACTGCCCGCCACCCACCGTCGAGCGGTCATCCTCCACTACCTGGCCGACCTGCCGGTGAGTGAGATCGCCGCTCAGGAAGGGGTGGCCGAGGGCACCGTCAAGTCCTGGCTGCACCGCGGTCGGACGGCACTGGCCGGCCTGCTCGACGAGAACACCGAGGGGGTGTGCGATGTCTGA
- a CDS encoding MFS transporter: MKTPLGTGSTAAGSLPRPVHAGYALGSLATGAFGTVPGLLLLPYLTDTLGVAAGLAALLVLLPKAWDVLVNPVAGRISDRTRSRWGARRPYLLVAGLALAVLFASIFAAPFGNGPAAAAYVAFAFLATATAFAFFQVPYVAMPAELTDDYTERTRLMTWRIAVLALAILVSGAVAPLVVGAGGDGVAGHRWMGLFVAALIALGAVGAFIGTRSAPTGTVSGSEPTLRAQLAVAAANRPFRALLICFVVQSAGVATILAGVNYFAGQILRDDESGPTLLFVCFVGPALLVMPIWSRVGARLGKRTALVVASLILAVGALTLVAASVLPTVAVYLVVAVIGVGYAGQQVFALSMLPDCIAYDTRRTGRRQAGVFTGLWTAGETLGLALGPGIYGLVLQVSGYVSSDTGTAAAQSDAARLGVLLGFTVIPALLIAPPTLLLRHYSLTQAALTDPTRADRVDHGVVVGTKAVDRHEKGTTTP; encoded by the coding sequence ATGAAAACGCCGCTGGGCACCGGCTCGACAGCCGCCGGTTCGCTGCCCCGCCCGGTGCACGCCGGCTACGCGCTCGGCTCGCTGGCGACCGGCGCGTTCGGCACCGTGCCCGGTCTGCTGCTGCTGCCGTACCTGACCGACACACTGGGCGTGGCCGCCGGACTGGCAGCCCTGCTGGTGCTGCTGCCCAAGGCCTGGGACGTGCTGGTCAACCCGGTCGCCGGGCGGATCTCCGACCGCACCCGGTCACGCTGGGGTGCTCGCCGCCCGTACCTGCTCGTCGCCGGCCTCGCGCTCGCCGTCCTCTTCGCGTCGATCTTCGCCGCGCCGTTCGGCAACGGCCCGGCCGCCGCCGCGTACGTGGCGTTCGCCTTCCTCGCCACCGCCACCGCGTTCGCCTTCTTCCAGGTGCCGTACGTGGCGATGCCGGCGGAGCTGACCGACGACTACACCGAGCGCACCCGGCTGATGACCTGGCGGATCGCGGTGCTGGCACTGGCCATCCTGGTCTCCGGCGCGGTCGCCCCGCTGGTGGTCGGCGCCGGCGGCGACGGTGTTGCCGGGCACCGCTGGATGGGGTTGTTCGTGGCGGCGCTGATCGCCCTCGGCGCCGTCGGGGCGTTCATCGGCACCCGGTCCGCGCCGACCGGAACGGTGAGCGGGAGCGAGCCGACCCTGCGCGCCCAACTCGCCGTCGCCGCCGCCAACCGCCCGTTCCGGGCGCTGCTGATCTGTTTCGTCGTGCAGTCCGCCGGCGTGGCGACGATTCTGGCCGGGGTCAACTACTTCGCCGGGCAGATCCTGCGCGACGACGAGAGCGGGCCGACCCTGCTCTTCGTCTGCTTCGTCGGGCCGGCGCTGCTGGTGATGCCGATCTGGTCCCGGGTCGGTGCCCGGCTGGGCAAGCGGACCGCGCTGGTCGTCGCCTCGCTGATCCTCGCCGTCGGGGCGCTCACCCTGGTCGCCGCGTCGGTGCTGCCGACCGTCGCCGTCTACCTGGTGGTCGCGGTGATCGGCGTCGGGTACGCCGGGCAGCAGGTCTTCGCGCTGTCGATGCTGCCGGACTGCATCGCGTACGACACCAGGCGCACCGGTCGGCGACAGGCGGGTGTGTTCACGGGCCTGTGGACGGCCGGGGAGACCCTCGGGCTGGCGCTCGGTCCGGGCATCTACGGCCTGGTGCTCCAGGTCTCCGGTTACGTCTCCTCCGACACCGGCACCGCCGCCGCCCAGTCCGACGCTGCCCGCCTGGGCGTCCTGCTCGGCTTCACCGTCATCCCGGCCCTGCTGATCGCCCCACCGACCCTCCTGCTCCGCCACTACAGCCTCACCCAGGCCGCCCTAACTGACCCAACCCGTGCCGACCGCGTCGATCATGGAGTTGTGGTGGGGACGAAAGCCGTTGACCGTCACGAGAAGGGCACCACAACTCCATGA
- a CDS encoding pyridoxal phosphate-dependent decarboxylase family protein, whose amino-acid sequence MIDESTVEDRAALPLGVPADVALAEVRQLRAGDRPTHGGQLFAYVYDPAVPGLDELTAAAHRESAHVNGLDPTAFPSLLTMENALVGDAARVLGAGPGTTAPDVVGSVTSGGTESLILAVKTARDAHPEIAEPRIVVPSSAHAAFAKAAHYLRVAMDVVPVSPDTLRPDPAEMAAAIRPETVLVACSAPSYAHGVVDPVEEIAAVAAAAGVRCHVDACFGGWTLPYLRRLGEPVPPFDFAVPGVTSVSVDLHKYAYAPKGVSVLLHRDASLRAPQYFAYADWPGYTMINPVIASTRSGGPIAAAYATVRHLGDDGYLRLATVTRDAVAGLADAVRAVDGLRLMAEPESTVVCFTATEGGPDLFVLVDELTARGWHTQPQLSYAGLPASVHLTVTASVAPRVAEFGPDLVEAVAAARAAGPVALPPELVALATSLTPDALTPELVAGLAAGLGLGGGGASTPDRLAAVNTLLDAAPPALRERLLVEFVGLLQRPTW is encoded by the coding sequence ATGATCGACGAGAGCACTGTCGAGGACCGGGCAGCGTTGCCTCTCGGGGTGCCGGCGGATGTCGCGTTGGCCGAGGTACGGCAGTTGCGCGCCGGGGACCGGCCCACCCACGGCGGGCAGCTGTTCGCGTACGTCTACGACCCTGCGGTGCCGGGCCTGGACGAGCTGACCGCCGCCGCGCACCGGGAGAGCGCACACGTCAACGGGCTGGACCCGACCGCGTTCCCGTCCCTGCTGACGATGGAGAACGCCCTGGTGGGCGATGCCGCCCGGGTGCTCGGGGCCGGCCCGGGCACCACCGCACCGGACGTCGTCGGCAGTGTCACCAGCGGCGGCACGGAGTCGCTGATCCTCGCGGTCAAGACGGCCCGGGACGCGCACCCGGAGATCGCCGAGCCCCGGATCGTCGTGCCGTCGAGCGCCCACGCCGCGTTCGCCAAGGCGGCGCACTACCTGCGGGTGGCGATGGACGTCGTGCCGGTCTCCCCGGACACCCTGCGTCCCGACCCGGCCGAGATGGCCGCCGCGATCCGTCCGGAGACGGTGCTGGTCGCCTGCTCCGCGCCGTCGTACGCGCACGGGGTGGTGGACCCGGTCGAGGAGATCGCCGCGGTGGCCGCCGCCGCCGGGGTGCGCTGCCACGTGGACGCCTGCTTCGGCGGCTGGACCCTGCCGTACCTGCGTCGCCTCGGTGAGCCGGTGCCGCCGTTCGACTTCGCGGTACCCGGGGTCACGTCCGTCTCGGTGGACCTGCACAAGTACGCGTACGCGCCGAAGGGGGTGTCGGTGCTGCTGCACCGGGACGCCTCGCTCCGCGCGCCGCAGTACTTCGCGTACGCCGACTGGCCCGGCTACACGATGATCAACCCGGTGATCGCGTCCACCCGCTCGGGCGGGCCGATCGCCGCCGCGTACGCCACGGTGCGGCACCTCGGCGACGACGGTTACCTGCGGCTGGCCACCGTCACCCGGGACGCGGTCGCCGGCCTGGCCGACGCGGTACGCGCCGTCGACGGGTTGCGGCTGATGGCCGAGCCGGAGTCGACGGTGGTGTGCTTCACCGCCACCGAGGGTGGCCCGGACCTGTTCGTCCTGGTCGACGAGCTGACCGCGCGGGGTTGGCACACCCAGCCCCAACTGTCGTACGCGGGGCTGCCGGCGAGTGTGCACCTCACCGTGACCGCCTCGGTCGCGCCCCGGGTCGCCGAGTTCGGGCCGGACCTGGTCGAGGCGGTGGCCGCCGCCCGGGCAGCCGGTCCGGTCGCCCTCCCACCCGAGCTGGTCGCGCTGGCGACGTCGCTGACCCCGGACGCCCTCACGCCCGAACTCGTCGCCGGGCTGGCCGCCGGGCTCGGGCTCGGTGGCGGGGGAGCGTCGACGCCGGATCGCCTGGCGGCGGTGAACACCCTGCTCGACGCCGCCCCGCCGGCGTTGCGCGAACGGTTGCTGGTCGAGTTCGTCGGCCTGCTGCAACGGCCCACCTGGTGA
- a CDS encoding RNA polymerase sigma factor: MGGRPPDPLGNSTSVADELVFDDFYHAHFRSLVVQLTAYTGDRGQAQDLVQEAFCRAYARWDRLARYEDPLAWVRKVAWNLGHNRWRRLRTAQSWLLRQRETHVAGPSPDRVALDVALAKLPPKQRRAVVLHYLADLSVAEIAAQERVAEGTVKSWLHRGRTALAAHLRDTNEEVRDV; encoded by the coding sequence GTGGGCGGACGTCCGCCGGACCCGCTGGGCAACTCCACCTCGGTCGCCGACGAACTGGTCTTCGACGACTTCTACCACGCCCACTTCCGGTCACTGGTCGTGCAGCTCACCGCGTACACGGGTGACCGCGGGCAGGCGCAGGACCTGGTCCAGGAGGCGTTCTGCCGGGCGTACGCCCGCTGGGACCGGCTCGCCCGGTACGAGGACCCGTTGGCCTGGGTACGCAAGGTCGCCTGGAACCTCGGACACAACCGCTGGCGGCGGCTGCGGACCGCCCAGTCGTGGCTGCTGCGGCAACGGGAGACCCACGTCGCCGGGCCGAGCCCCGACCGGGTCGCCCTCGACGTCGCTCTGGCGAAGTTGCCGCCGAAGCAGCGACGGGCTGTCGTTCTGCACTACCTCGCCGACCTGTCGGTCGCCGAGATCGCCGCGCAGGAGCGGGTCGCCGAGGGCACCGTCAAATCGTGGCTGCACCGGGGCCGCACGGCCCTCGCCGCCCATCTGCGGGACACCAACGAGGAGGTGCGGGATGTCTGA
- a CDS encoding NADH-quinone oxidoreductase subunit B, whose protein sequence is MQLPAVLGEPIRFVLNWGRRYSLWVFNFGLACCAIEFIATSMGRHDFIRLGVIPFAHGPRQADLMVVSGTVTDKMAPAIKRLYDQMPEPKYVISFGACSNCGGPYWDSYSVTKGVDQLIPVDVYVPGCPPRPEALLHGILRLQEKIAAEQSGIGGVPQRDVLAAPLDAPPREAAAPRSVDSLTAPPVRPPATT, encoded by the coding sequence GTGCAGCTACCGGCAGTGCTCGGTGAGCCGATCCGGTTCGTGTTGAACTGGGGGCGTCGCTACTCGCTCTGGGTGTTCAACTTCGGCCTGGCCTGCTGCGCGATCGAGTTCATCGCCACCAGCATGGGTCGCCACGACTTCATCCGGCTCGGCGTGATCCCGTTCGCCCACGGCCCCCGGCAGGCAGACCTGATGGTGGTCTCCGGCACGGTGACCGACAAGATGGCTCCGGCCATCAAGCGGCTCTACGACCAGATGCCCGAGCCGAAGTACGTCATCTCGTTCGGCGCCTGCTCCAACTGCGGTGGCCCCTACTGGGATTCGTACTCGGTGACCAAGGGTGTGGACCAGCTCATCCCCGTCGACGTCTACGTGCCTGGCTGCCCGCCCCGGCCGGAGGCGCTGCTGCACGGCATCCTGCGCCTACAGGAGAAGATCGCCGCCGAGCAGTCCGGCATCGGTGGCGTGCCGCAGCGCGACGTGTTGGCCGCCCCGTTGGACGCGCCGCCCCGCGAGGCCGCTGCCCCGCGTTCCGTCGACTCCCTCACCGCGCCACCGGTACGCCCGCCCGCCACCACCTGA
- a CDS encoding DUF2252 domain-containing protein — protein MSSPGEQRSAHIVDVLTEEFGASMAIDPSAFRRKFRKMAASPFAFYRGSAALFYADQRGDFADDRFLDERTGRVWIHGDLHAENFGTYLNASGQLVFNVNDFDEAYVGPFTWDLRRLAASVALLGYGKALSDTAIGDLVAGFARSYLTELRAIAAGGDDAIGSITLDNADGVLRRVLQQARLNTRVDLLAAQTTIDNYERRFSLGDGVFEIDDATWDLVSAAFEDYLGTLPAGSTQLRPVAARIKDVVLRKGVGIGSAGLPSYNLLLEGHTQALENDVVIYMKQAQVPAVARYVTDETVRGYFQHQGHRTAESQRALQAHADPWLGFTELHGAGQLVAEVSPYAADLNWSDVNEPEELTGVLVDLGRAVARMHSVADDESSHDLVDYSTEEAIVAAVDTDERGFVAHLVDFAHAYGVRARQDHQLFVDLFRNGRLPGI, from the coding sequence ATGAGCAGTCCAGGGGAGCAGCGGTCCGCCCACATCGTCGACGTGCTCACCGAGGAGTTCGGCGCGTCGATGGCGATCGACCCGTCCGCCTTCCGTCGCAAGTTCCGCAAGATGGCGGCGTCGCCGTTCGCCTTCTACCGGGGCAGCGCCGCGCTGTTCTACGCCGACCAGCGCGGCGACTTCGCCGACGACAGGTTCCTCGACGAGCGGACCGGCCGGGTGTGGATCCATGGTGACCTGCACGCGGAGAACTTCGGCACCTACCTGAACGCGTCCGGGCAACTGGTGTTCAACGTCAACGACTTCGACGAGGCGTACGTCGGACCGTTCACCTGGGACCTGCGGCGGCTCGCGGCCAGCGTGGCGCTGCTCGGCTACGGCAAGGCGCTCTCCGACACGGCGATCGGGGACCTGGTGGCCGGCTTCGCGCGGTCGTACCTGACCGAGCTGCGGGCGATCGCCGCCGGCGGTGACGACGCGATCGGCTCCATCACCCTGGACAACGCCGACGGCGTCCTGCGCCGGGTGCTCCAGCAGGCCCGGCTCAACACCCGCGTCGACCTGCTCGCCGCACAGACCACCATCGACAACTACGAGCGACGCTTCTCCCTCGGTGACGGCGTCTTCGAGATCGACGACGCCACCTGGGATCTGGTGAGCGCCGCCTTCGAGGACTATCTGGGCACCCTGCCGGCCGGCTCGACGCAGCTACGGCCGGTGGCGGCGCGGATCAAGGACGTCGTGCTGCGCAAGGGCGTCGGCATCGGCTCGGCCGGACTGCCGTCGTACAACCTGCTGTTGGAGGGGCACACCCAGGCGTTGGAGAACGACGTCGTCATCTACATGAAGCAGGCGCAGGTGCCGGCTGTGGCGCGGTACGTCACCGACGAGACGGTCCGGGGCTACTTCCAGCACCAGGGGCACCGGACCGCCGAGTCGCAGCGGGCGTTGCAGGCGCACGCCGACCCGTGGTTGGGCTTCACCGAGTTGCACGGCGCCGGTCAGCTCGTCGCCGAGGTGTCCCCGTACGCCGCCGACCTGAACTGGTCCGACGTGAACGAGCCGGAGGAGCTGACGGGCGTGCTCGTCGACCTCGGTCGGGCGGTGGCCCGGATGCACTCGGTCGCCGACGACGAGTCCAGTCACGACCTGGTGGACTACTCCACCGAGGAGGCGATCGTCGCTGCGGTGGACACCGACGAGCGGGGCTTCGTCGCTCACCTCGTGGACTTCGCGCACGCGTACGGGGTGCGCGCCCGACAGGACCACCAACTCTTCGTCGACCTGTTCCGCAACGGCCGGCTGCCGGGGATCTGA
- a CDS encoding glucose 1-dehydrogenase, whose protein sequence is MRAVTVTPGVANSLSLVEDHPEPDAEEGSVLVEALAVGICGTDHEIIAGDYGEAPPGADRLIIGHESLGRVIEDSSGTLQPGDLVAGIVRHPDPVPCPNCAVGEWDMCRNGQYTEHGIKALPGFARDRWRIEHQYAVKLDPALAQVGVLLEPTSVVAKAWDHIERIGHRAEWQPQTVLVTGAGPIGLLAALLGTQRGLTVHVLDRNTEGPKPELVAGLGATYHTVTVNELPFEPDVVIECTGAPSVVLDVMCKAAPNGIVCLAGVSSGGRTIDFDAGALNRALVLENNVVFGSVNANRRHWSMAAQALARADQVWLESLVTRRVPVNRYADAYTAGPDDIKVVLEFAS, encoded by the coding sequence GTGCGCGCTGTGACTGTGACACCCGGGGTGGCCAACTCACTGAGCCTCGTCGAGGACCATCCGGAACCGGATGCCGAGGAGGGCTCGGTCCTGGTCGAGGCGCTGGCGGTCGGCATCTGCGGCACGGACCACGAGATCATCGCCGGGGACTACGGCGAGGCGCCGCCGGGAGCGGACCGCCTGATCATCGGGCACGAGTCGCTGGGCCGGGTGATCGAGGACTCAAGCGGCACCCTGCAACCCGGCGACCTGGTGGCTGGGATCGTCCGGCACCCCGACCCGGTCCCCTGCCCGAACTGCGCGGTCGGCGAGTGGGACATGTGCCGCAACGGTCAGTACACCGAGCACGGCATCAAGGCGCTGCCCGGGTTCGCCCGTGACCGTTGGCGGATCGAGCACCAGTACGCGGTCAAGCTCGATCCGGCCCTGGCCCAGGTCGGCGTGCTGTTGGAGCCGACCAGCGTGGTGGCGAAGGCCTGGGACCACATCGAGCGGATCGGGCACCGGGCCGAGTGGCAGCCACAGACCGTCCTGGTGACCGGGGCCGGTCCGATCGGGTTGCTGGCCGCGTTGCTCGGCACCCAGCGTGGGCTCACCGTGCACGTGCTGGACCGCAACACCGAAGGGCCGAAGCCGGAGCTGGTCGCCGGACTCGGCGCCACCTACCACACGGTGACGGTCAACGAGCTGCCGTTCGAACCGGACGTGGTGATCGAGTGCACCGGCGCGCCCAGCGTCGTCCTCGACGTCATGTGCAAGGCGGCGCCGAACGGGATCGTCTGCCTCGCCGGGGTGTCCAGCGGGGGCCGGACGATCGACTTCGACGCCGGGGCGCTGAACCGGGCGCTGGTGCTGGAGAACAACGTGGTGTTCGGCTCGGTGAACGCCAACCGGCGGCACTGGAGCATGGCCGCGCAGGCGCTCGCCCGCGCCGACCAGGTCTGGCTCGAATCACTCGTCACCCGTCGGGTGCCGGTGAACCGGTACGCCGACGCGTACACCGCCGGGCCGGACGACATCAAGGTGGTGCTGGAGTTCGCGTCCTGA
- a CDS encoding NADH-quinone oxidoreductase subunit C: protein MTPEEVGARLVALLAPVEVTPSVSGGQRFARATVDVPPANWLAAVRAARDDTELACDFFDWLSAVDELAEGFDVVAHLWSTRLRHGVLLRTRLPRGAATVASVVDVYPGAAWHERETHEMFGIDFAGHGELRPLLLPPEFEGHPLRKEFVLASRVAKPWPGAKEPGESEAGGGRRPIRPPGVPAPGEWGTTPTPAGAGGVGEGPRGGTPARPAGERPARPAPGARPARTPRSAAGDDGPAPTDRPDHDGGTT from the coding sequence ATGACTCCCGAAGAGGTCGGCGCTCGGCTGGTCGCGCTGCTCGCGCCCGTCGAGGTGACCCCGTCGGTCTCCGGCGGGCAACGGTTCGCCCGCGCCACGGTCGACGTGCCGCCGGCGAACTGGCTGGCCGCTGTCCGCGCGGCCCGCGACGACACCGAGCTGGCCTGCGACTTCTTCGACTGGCTCTCCGCCGTGGACGAGCTGGCGGAGGGCTTCGACGTGGTGGCGCACCTCTGGTCGACGCGGTTGCGCCACGGCGTGCTGCTGCGTACCCGGCTGCCGCGCGGCGCGGCCACTGTCGCCTCGGTCGTCGACGTCTACCCGGGTGCCGCCTGGCACGAGCGGGAGACCCACGAGATGTTCGGCATCGACTTCGCCGGCCACGGGGAGCTGCGGCCGCTGCTGCTGCCCCCGGAGTTCGAGGGGCACCCGCTGCGCAAGGAGTTCGTGCTCGCGTCCCGGGTGGCCAAACCCTGGCCGGGCGCGAAGGAACCGGGCGAGTCGGAGGCCGGCGGCGGGCGTCGGCCGATCCGCCCCCCGGGCGTTCCCGCACCGGGCGAGTGGGGCACCACGCCCACCCCGGCCGGCGCGGGTGGTGTGGGGGAGGGCCCGCGCGGCGGCACCCCGGCCAGGCCCGCCGGCGAACGTCCGGCGCGGCCCGCCCCGGGGGCCCGTCCGGCGCGTACTCCCCGGTCTGCCGCCGGTGACGACGGCCCGGCGCCGACCGACCGACCCGACCACGACGGGGGTACGACCTGA
- a CDS encoding complex I subunit 1/NuoH family protein: protein MPLWVELVLRIGGVVVAFLTLPLLVGQAEHKVMAHMQGRLGPMYAGGFHGWAQLVADGVKFVQKEDVTPREADRAVFRLAPAVALVPYLLVLLVIPLGPNDLVGQPLDIGLFFVLAVVGVGVVAVLMSAWASANKYSLLGGLRGAAQLLGYELPLVLAAASVAMAAGTLSLPGIVEAWQPWWLLWQAPAMIVFFVAGLAEIRRPPFDMPVADSELVFGYMTEYTGLRFAFFLLAEYVGIVVIAALTTVLFLGGWQGPFADDQLGWLWTLVKIFAVSFVIIWLRVSYPRLREDQLQRLCWLVLVPASLGQLVLTAAVRIAL from the coding sequence ATGCCGCTCTGGGTGGAGCTGGTGCTCCGGATCGGCGGGGTGGTGGTCGCGTTCCTCACCCTGCCGCTGCTGGTGGGCCAGGCCGAGCACAAGGTGATGGCGCACATGCAGGGGCGTCTCGGCCCGATGTACGCGGGCGGCTTCCACGGCTGGGCCCAGCTGGTCGCGGACGGGGTCAAGTTCGTGCAGAAGGAGGACGTGACCCCGCGGGAGGCGGACCGGGCGGTGTTCCGGCTGGCCCCGGCGGTGGCGCTGGTGCCCTATCTGCTGGTGCTGCTGGTCATCCCGCTCGGCCCGAACGACCTGGTCGGCCAACCGCTGGACATCGGCCTGTTCTTCGTGCTGGCCGTGGTCGGCGTCGGGGTCGTGGCGGTGCTGATGTCGGCGTGGGCGTCGGCCAACAAGTACAGCCTGCTCGGTGGGCTGCGCGGAGCCGCCCAGCTACTCGGCTACGAGCTGCCGCTGGTGCTGGCCGCCGCGTCGGTGGCGATGGCGGCGGGCACGCTCAGCCTCCCCGGCATCGTCGAGGCGTGGCAGCCGTGGTGGCTGCTCTGGCAGGCACCCGCGATGATCGTCTTCTTCGTCGCCGGGCTGGCCGAGATCCGGCGACCGCCGTTCGACATGCCGGTGGCCGACTCGGAGCTGGTCTTCGGCTACATGACCGAGTACACCGGGCTGCGCTTCGCGTTCTTCCTGCTCGCCGAGTACGTCGGCATCGTGGTGATTGCCGCGCTGACCACCGTGCTGTTCCTCGGCGGTTGGCAGGGCCCGTTCGCCGACGACCAGCTCGGCTGGCTCTGGACGCTAGTCAAGATCTTCGCTGTGTCATTCGTGATCATCTGGCTCCGGGTGTCCTACCCCCGGCTACGCGAGGACCAGCTGCAACGGCTCTGCTGGCTGGTGCTGGTCCCTGCGTCCCTCGGGCAACTGGTCCTCACCGCCGCCGTCCGCATCGCCCTCTGA
- a CDS encoding glutathione S-transferase family protein — translation MGEQTGGKYVEPGGEFTRDQRYIATRITKDGRDGYPVEPGRYRLVVSRACPWANRLIIVRRLLGLEDALSMGVAGPTHDARSWTFDLDPGGRDPVLGIERIQEAYFKRFPGYERGITVPAIVDVPTGQVVTNDYAQMSLDLSTQWVAYHRDGAPQLYPEHLRAQIDEVNDVVFRDVNNGVYRCGFAGSQEAYDKAYHRLFDRLDWLTERLTDQRYLVGDTITEADVRLFTTLVRFDPVYHGHFKCNRQKLSEMPVLWAYARDLFQTPGFGDTIDFDHIKRHYYEVHRDINPTGIVPLGPDLSNWLTPHGRDALGGRPFGDGTPPPPPVEPVDPAHTPLR, via the coding sequence GTGGGCGAGCAGACAGGCGGCAAGTACGTCGAGCCGGGTGGCGAGTTCACCCGCGACCAGCGGTACATCGCCACTCGGATCACCAAGGACGGACGCGACGGGTACCCGGTGGAGCCGGGCCGGTACCGGCTGGTGGTCAGTCGGGCCTGCCCGTGGGCCAACCGCCTGATCATCGTGCGACGGCTGCTCGGCCTGGAGGACGCCCTCTCGATGGGGGTGGCCGGCCCCACCCACGACGCCCGGAGCTGGACGTTCGACCTCGACCCGGGCGGCCGGGACCCGGTGCTCGGCATCGAGCGCATCCAGGAGGCGTACTTCAAGCGCTTCCCCGGCTACGAGCGCGGCATCACCGTGCCGGCGATCGTGGACGTGCCGACCGGGCAGGTGGTGACCAACGACTACGCGCAGATGAGCCTCGACCTGTCGACGCAGTGGGTCGCGTACCACCGCGACGGCGCGCCCCAGCTCTACCCCGAGCACCTCCGCGCGCAGATCGACGAGGTCAACGACGTGGTGTTCCGGGACGTCAACAACGGCGTCTACAGGTGTGGTTTCGCGGGCAGCCAGGAGGCGTACGACAAGGCGTACCACCGGCTCTTCGACCGGTTGGACTGGCTCACCGAGCGGTTGACCGACCAGCGTTACCTGGTCGGCGACACCATCACCGAGGCGGACGTGCGGCTGTTCACCACGCTGGTCCGCTTCGACCCCGTCTACCACGGTCACTTCAAGTGCAACCGGCAGAAGTTGAGTGAGATGCCGGTGCTGTGGGCCTACGCCCGGGACCTGTTCCAGACCCCCGGTTTCGGCGACACCATCGACTTCGACCACATCAAGCGGCACTACTACGAGGTGCACCGCGACATCAACCCGACCGGGATCGTGCCGCTCGGGCCCGACCTGTCCAACTGGCTCACTCCGCACGGCCGGGACGCGCTGGGTGGCCGCCCCTTCGGCGACGGCACCCCGCCCCCGCCGCCGGTCGAGCCGGTCGACCCCGCCCACACCCCGCTGCGCTGA
- a CDS encoding ester cyclase, which produces MTDVEAAARRFIADVWNARREESAYELVAEECPGLGGTGPEATLAWHRERRAAFPDLRYKIVDVVAAGDRVAVHWRAAGTHVGQFGPVPPTGQVVSYSGATFLRFDEAGRIVEVWSCTELFQLLQQLGVEMLPPAVSGPGA; this is translated from the coding sequence ATGACGGATGTGGAGGCGGCGGCCCGGCGGTTCATCGCCGACGTGTGGAACGCGCGTCGGGAGGAGTCGGCGTACGAGCTGGTGGCCGAGGAGTGCCCGGGGCTGGGCGGCACCGGCCCGGAGGCGACGTTGGCCTGGCATCGCGAGCGCCGGGCGGCCTTCCCCGACCTGCGCTACAAGATCGTGGACGTGGTGGCGGCCGGCGATCGGGTGGCGGTGCACTGGCGGGCGGCCGGCACCCACGTGGGGCAGTTCGGGCCGGTGCCGCCGACCGGTCAGGTGGTCAGTTACTCCGGTGCGACGTTCCTGCGCTTCGACGAGGCCGGCCGGATCGTCGAGGTGTGGAGCTGCACCGAGTTGTTCCAGTTGCTGCAACAACTCGGCGTCGAGATGCTCCCACCGGCCGTCAGCGGGCCCGGGGCGTGA